The Pantoea nemavictus genome includes a region encoding these proteins:
- a CDS encoding catalase translates to MTLALSLPTFATELTRDNGAPVGDNQNSQTAGEHGAVLLQDVQLIQKLQRFDRERIPERVVHARGTGAHGEFRASKDISDLTMADVFKPGSVTPVFVRFSSVVHSKHSPETLRDPRGFATKFYTSQGNWDLVGNNLPVFFIRDAIKFPDMVHAFKPDPRTNLGNDARTFDFFSHVPEATHGLTMLFSNMGTPANYRQMDGNSVHAYKFVNAKGEVHYVKFHWKTLQGEKNLDPAEVAAIQSGTFSHMTEDLVAAINNKAYPKWDLYIQTIKASDIDKFDFNPLDATKIWPGIAEVKVGQMELNRNVDNFFQETEQVAMAPSNLVPGIEASEDRLLQGRLFSYADTQMYRIGANGLSLPVNAPRVLVSNGNQDGAMNSGKADDHGVNYQPSRIYPREELQSARYSHSPLSGVTQQATLAKTQNFKQAGELYRSFNDKEKSDLITSLGGALKGVDVQSRAIMLSYFYKADKEYGERLAAMTKDDVGSIKAMAAKLND, encoded by the coding sequence ATGACATTGGCCCTCTCGCTGCCTACCTTTGCGACTGAATTGACGCGTGACAATGGCGCACCGGTCGGTGATAACCAGAATTCGCAAACCGCGGGTGAGCACGGCGCCGTGTTGCTGCAGGATGTGCAGCTGATTCAAAAGCTGCAGCGTTTTGACCGTGAACGTATTCCGGAGCGCGTAGTGCACGCGCGCGGCACCGGCGCACACGGTGAGTTCCGCGCCAGCAAAGACATCAGTGATTTGACGATGGCAGACGTGTTCAAGCCAGGCAGCGTGACGCCGGTGTTTGTGCGCTTCTCGTCGGTGGTGCACAGCAAACATTCGCCGGAGACGCTGCGAGATCCGCGCGGTTTCGCCACCAAATTTTACACCAGCCAGGGCAACTGGGATTTAGTCGGTAACAACCTGCCGGTGTTCTTCATCCGCGATGCGATCAAATTCCCGGACATGGTGCATGCCTTTAAGCCCGATCCGCGCACCAACCTGGGCAATGATGCCCGCACCTTTGATTTCTTCTCACACGTGCCAGAAGCCACGCACGGTCTGACCATGCTGTTCTCCAACATGGGCACACCCGCTAACTATCGCCAGATGGATGGCAACAGCGTGCACGCCTACAAATTCGTTAACGCGAAAGGCGAAGTGCACTACGTGAAGTTCCACTGGAAAACGCTGCAGGGCGAGAAAAATCTCGATCCTGCTGAAGTCGCAGCGATTCAAAGCGGCACCTTTAGTCATATGACCGAAGATTTGGTGGCGGCGATCAACAATAAAGCCTATCCGAAATGGGATCTCTACATTCAAACCATCAAAGCCAGCGATATCGATAAGTTCGATTTCAATCCACTGGATGCGACCAAAATCTGGCCGGGCATTGCTGAAGTGAAAGTGGGGCAGATGGAGCTCAACCGCAACGTCGATAACTTCTTCCAGGAGACCGAGCAGGTAGCGATGGCGCCATCGAATCTGGTGCCGGGCATTGAGGCATCGGAAGATCGTCTGCTGCAAGGGCGTTTGTTCTCGTACGCTGATACCCAGATGTATCGCATCGGCGCTAATGGGCTAAGTTTGCCGGTCAACGCGCCGCGCGTGCTGGTCAGCAACGGCAATCAGGATGGCGCCATGAACAGCGGTAAGGCCGACGATCATGGCGTGAACTATCAGCCTAGCCGCATCTATCCACGTGAAGAACTGCAAAGTGCGCGTTATAGCCACAGTCCGCTGAGCGGTGTGACGCAGCAGGCCACCCTCGCCAAAACGCAGAACTTCAAGCAGGCTGGCGAGCTGTATCGTTCCTTTAACGATAAAGAGAAAAGCGATCTGATTACCTCGCTGGGCGGGGCGCTGAAAGGTGTCGATGTGCAAAGCCGCGCCATCATGCTGTCGTATTTCTATAAAGCCGATAAAGAGTATGGCGAGCGTCTGGCCGCGATGACTAAAGATGATGTGGGCAGCATCAAAGCGATGGCCGCTAAGCTGAACGACTAA
- a CDS encoding secondary thiamine-phosphate synthase enzyme YjbQ, translating into MWHQQTLTLSAKARGFHLITDEIVGQLNGLTDVRIGQLHLLLQHTSASLTLNENCDPTVRSDMEQHFLRHVPENAPYQHDYEGADDMPAHIKSSLLGVSLLIPVSRGRLLLGTWQGIWLGEHRVHGGARRIVATLQGE; encoded by the coding sequence ATGTGGCATCAACAAACTCTGACGCTGAGCGCCAAAGCGCGCGGTTTTCATCTCATCACCGACGAGATTGTCGGCCAGCTTAACGGCTTAACCGATGTGCGCATTGGTCAGCTGCATCTCTTGCTACAGCACACTTCGGCGTCACTGACGCTGAATGAAAATTGTGATCCCACGGTGCGCAGCGATATGGAGCAGCACTTCTTACGTCATGTTCCGGAAAATGCACCTTATCAGCACGATTACGAAGGGGCCGATGACATGCCCGCTCACATCAAATCATCGTTACTGGGTGTTTCACTCCTGATTCCGGTAAGTCGCGGGCGCTTGTTACTGGGCACGTGGCAGGGAATCTGGCTGGGTGAGCATCGCGTACATGGCGGCGCGCGGCGCATTGTTGCGACCTTACAAGGGGAATAA
- a CDS encoding MmcQ/YjbR family DNA-binding protein: protein MNTSDLLTYCMGKPGAEQSYKDVWQATQIKSEGVLFAMLYEVKGRPALSLKASPALADLLREEHSDVFPSEHLNKSHWSTLWLDGSLKDSQIYYLVDASWQQADATRAAGVNHDEN, encoded by the coding sequence ATGAACACTTCGGATTTACTGACTTACTGCATGGGCAAGCCAGGCGCAGAGCAGAGCTACAAAGACGTGTGGCAAGCGACGCAAATTAAAAGCGAAGGCGTGCTGTTTGCCATGCTATATGAGGTGAAAGGGCGGCCAGCATTATCGCTGAAAGCGTCACCCGCACTGGCGGATTTACTGCGAGAGGAACATAGCGATGTGTTTCCCAGTGAGCATTTAAATAAGTCGCACTGGAGCACGCTGTGGCTGGATGGTTCACTGAAGGATTCGCAGATTTACTATCTGGTGGATGCCTCCTGGCAACAGGCTGACGCCACGCGCGCGGCGGGCGTCAACCATGATGAGAACTGA
- a CDS encoding NAD(P)-dependent alcohol dehydrogenase — MNITHAYAAQDAKAKLAPFDFKPRELRAHDVQIEVLYCGVCHSDLHTARNEWRNTIFPVVPGHEIVGRVTAVGAHTHNYKVGDLVGVGCMVDSCRSCPSCQEGLEQYCENGFVGTYNGEDRETGAITYGGYATNMVVDESFVLRVPENLDLAGVAPLLCAGITTYSPLRHWNVGPGKKVGIVGLGGLGHMGVKLTHAMGAHVVLFTTSPSKIEDGKRLGADEVVISKDADQMAQHTNSFDFILNTVAAQHDLNPFITLLKRDGNMTLVGAPEHDHPAPQVFNLIFKRRSVAGSLIGGIAETQEMLDFCGKHGITSDIELIAMNQINEAYERMLKSDVKYRFVIDINTLREESAA; from the coding sequence ATGAATATTACGCATGCCTATGCCGCACAGGACGCGAAAGCAAAACTCGCCCCGTTCGACTTTAAGCCACGCGAACTGCGCGCTCATGATGTGCAGATTGAAGTGTTGTACTGTGGCGTTTGCCACTCAGACTTGCATACCGCGCGCAATGAATGGCGCAACACCATTTTCCCAGTGGTACCTGGCCATGAAATCGTGGGCCGCGTGACTGCCGTTGGCGCTCACACACACAACTATAAAGTGGGTGACCTGGTCGGCGTTGGTTGTATGGTTGATTCCTGCCGCAGCTGTCCTAGCTGCCAGGAAGGACTGGAGCAGTATTGCGAAAATGGTTTTGTCGGCACCTATAACGGTGAAGACCGCGAAACCGGCGCCATCACCTACGGCGGCTACGCCACCAACATGGTGGTAGATGAAAGCTTCGTACTGCGCGTGCCGGAAAATCTCGATCTGGCAGGTGTTGCACCTCTGCTGTGTGCCGGTATCACCACTTACTCACCGCTGCGCCACTGGAACGTGGGTCCGGGTAAAAAAGTGGGTATCGTCGGCCTCGGCGGTCTGGGCCACATGGGCGTGAAGCTGACCCATGCTATGGGTGCGCATGTGGTGCTGTTCACCACGTCACCGTCCAAAATTGAAGACGGTAAGCGCCTCGGCGCAGATGAAGTGGTGATCTCGAAAGATGCCGATCAGATGGCACAGCATACCAATAGCTTTGACTTCATACTGAATACCGTTGCGGCGCAGCACGATCTCAACCCGTTCATCACCCTGCTGAAGCGCGACGGCAACATGACGCTGGTTGGCGCACCGGAGCACGATCACCCGGCACCGCAGGTATTTAACCTGATCTTTAAACGTCGTAGCGTCGCCGGTTCACTGATTGGCGGCATTGCAGAAACCCAGGAGATGCTGGATTTCTGTGGCAAGCACGGCATCACCTCGGATATCGAGCTGATCGCGATGAACCAAATCAACGAAGCCTACGAACGTATGCTGAAAAGCGACGTAAAATATCGTTTCGTGATTGATATCAACACCCTGCGCGAAGAGTCTGCGGCTTAA
- the uvrA gene encoding excinuclease ABC subunit UvrA, whose amino-acid sequence MDKIEVRGARTHNLKNINLIIPRDKLIVVTGLSGSGKSSLAFDTLYAEGQRRYVESLSAYARQFLSLMEKPDVDHIEGLSPAISIEQKSTSHNPRSTVGTITEIHDYLRLLFARVGEPRCPDHDVPLAAQTVSQMVDQVLSQEEGRRLMLLAPVVKDRKGEHTKTLENLAAQGYIRARIDGEVCDLSDPPKLELQKKHTIEVVIDRFRVREDLATRLAESFETTLELSGGTAIVADMDDTSAEEMLFSANFACPICGYSMRELEPRLFSFNNPAGACPTCDGLGVQQYFDPDRVVQNPELSLAGGAIRGWDRRNFYYFQMLRSLAEHLQFDVEAPFNSLSDNARNVILYGSGKENIEFKYINDRGDTSVRRHPFEGVLHNMERRYKETESNAVREELAKFISNRACASCEGTRLRREARHVFVENTNLPTISEMSIGHAMEFFANMKLSGQRAQIAEKVLKEIGDRLSFLVNVGLNYLSMSRSAETLSGGEAQRIRLASQIGAGLVGVMYVLDEPSIGLHQRDNERLLGTLIHLRDLGNTVIVVEHDEDAIRAADHVIDIGPGAGVHGGQVVAEGDVHAIMANENSLTGQFLSGKREIAIPKERVKGDPAKVLKLTGARGNNLKDVTLTIPVGLFTCITGVSGSGKSTLINDTLFPIAQRQLNGATTIEAAPYREIAGLEHFDKVIDIDQSPIGRTPRSNPATYTGIFTPVRELFAGVPEARSRGYNPGRFSFNVRGGRCEACQGDGVIKVEMHFLPDIYVPCDQCKGKRYNRETLEIKYKGKSIHEVLDMTIEEAREFFDAVPALARKLQTLIDVGLSYIRLGQSATTLSGGEAQRVKLARELSKRGTGQTLYILDEPTTGLHFADIQQLLEVLHQLRDQGNTIVVIEHNLDVVKTADWIVDLGPEGGSGGGEILISGTPETVAECEKSHTARFLKPMLKK is encoded by the coding sequence ATGGATAAGATCGAAGTCCGCGGTGCTCGCACCCATAATTTGAAGAACATCAACCTGATCATCCCTCGCGATAAGCTCATTGTGGTCACCGGTCTGTCAGGTTCCGGTAAGTCTTCGCTGGCGTTTGATACGCTGTATGCTGAAGGCCAGCGTCGCTATGTCGAATCGCTTTCGGCCTATGCGCGCCAGTTTCTTTCATTAATGGAGAAACCGGACGTTGACCACATTGAAGGTCTTTCGCCCGCCATCTCCATTGAGCAGAAATCGACTTCGCATAACCCGCGTTCCACCGTCGGCACCATAACCGAAATTCACGACTACTTGCGCCTGCTGTTTGCACGCGTCGGCGAGCCGCGCTGTCCGGATCATGACGTTCCGCTGGCCGCGCAAACCGTTAGCCAGATGGTCGATCAGGTATTGTCGCAGGAAGAGGGCCGTCGCCTGATGCTGCTGGCGCCAGTGGTGAAAGATCGTAAAGGCGAACACACCAAAACGCTGGAAAATCTCGCCGCACAGGGTTATATCCGTGCGCGTATCGACGGCGAAGTGTGCGACCTGTCGGATCCGCCGAAGCTGGAATTACAGAAGAAACACACCATCGAAGTGGTGATTGACCGCTTCCGCGTGCGCGAGGACCTAGCAACGCGTCTGGCGGAATCTTTTGAAACCACGCTGGAACTCAGCGGTGGTACGGCGATCGTCGCCGATATGGACGATACCAGCGCCGAAGAGATGCTGTTCTCGGCGAACTTTGCCTGCCCAATTTGTGGCTATAGCATGCGCGAGCTCGAACCGCGCCTGTTCTCGTTCAACAACCCAGCCGGCGCTTGCCCGACCTGCGATGGCTTGGGCGTGCAGCAATATTTCGACCCCGATCGCGTGGTGCAGAATCCCGAGCTGTCGCTGGCCGGTGGCGCCATCCGCGGCTGGGATCGCCGTAATTTCTACTATTTCCAGATGCTGCGCTCGCTGGCAGAGCATCTGCAATTCGATGTCGAAGCTCCGTTTAATAGCCTGAGCGACAATGCGCGCAATGTGATTCTGTACGGTTCCGGCAAAGAGAATATCGAATTCAAATACATCAACGATCGGGGTGATACTTCGGTGCGCCGCCATCCGTTTGAAGGCGTGCTGCACAACATGGAGCGCCGTTATAAAGAGACGGAATCCAACGCGGTACGCGAAGAGCTGGCGAAATTTATCAGCAACCGCGCTTGTGCCAGCTGTGAAGGCACCCGTTTGCGTCGTGAAGCGCGTCATGTCTTTGTCGAAAACACCAACCTGCCGACCATCTCTGAGATGAGCATCGGGCATGCGATGGAGTTCTTCGCCAATATGAAGCTGAGCGGCCAACGCGCGCAGATCGCCGAGAAAGTCCTGAAAGAGATCGGCGATCGCCTGAGCTTCCTGGTCAACGTCGGCTTGAACTACCTGTCGATGTCACGCTCGGCAGAAACGCTCTCCGGCGGTGAAGCGCAGCGTATTCGTCTGGCCAGCCAGATTGGTGCTGGCTTGGTGGGCGTTATGTATGTACTGGATGAACCCTCCATCGGTCTGCATCAGCGCGATAACGAACGCCTGTTAGGTACGCTGATTCACCTGCGCGATCTCGGTAATACGGTGATTGTGGTAGAGCACGATGAAGATGCGATTCGCGCGGCTGACCATGTGATCGATATCGGGCCAGGCGCTGGCGTGCATGGTGGTCAGGTGGTGGCGGAAGGCGATGTGCACGCGATCATGGCGAATGAAAATTCACTCACCGGCCAGTTCCTTAGCGGCAAGCGTGAGATCGCGATTCCAAAAGAGCGCGTCAAAGGCGATCCCGCCAAAGTACTGAAACTGACGGGTGCGCGCGGTAACAACCTCAAAGACGTCACGCTGACGATTCCGGTCGGCTTATTTACCTGTATTACCGGCGTGTCCGGCTCGGGTAAATCGACGCTGATTAACGATACGCTGTTCCCGATTGCGCAGCGCCAGCTCAACGGGGCTACCACCATCGAAGCCGCGCCTTATCGTGAGATCGCCGGTCTCGAACACTTCGATAAAGTGATCGATATCGATCAGAGCCCGATTGGCCGTACCCCGCGCTCTAACCCCGCGACCTATACCGGCATTTTCACGCCGGTGCGCGAGCTGTTCGCCGGTGTGCCGGAAGCGCGTTCACGTGGATACAATCCTGGCCGCTTCAGCTTTAACGTACGCGGCGGACGCTGTGAAGCCTGTCAGGGCGATGGCGTGATCAAGGTAGAGATGCACTTCCTGCCTGACATCTACGTGCCGTGCGACCAGTGCAAAGGCAAACGCTATAACCGCGAAACGCTGGAGATTAAATACAAAGGCAAGAGCATCCACGAAGTGCTGGATATGACTATCGAAGAGGCGCGTGAGTTCTTTGATGCCGTTCCAGCGCTGGCGCGTAAGCTGCAAACGCTGATCGATGTTGGCCTGTCGTATATCCGCCTCGGCCAGTCGGCGACGACGCTGTCAGGCGGTGAAGCCCAGCGCGTTAAGCTGGCGCGTGAGCTGTCAAAACGCGGTACAGGCCAGACGTTGTATATCCTTGATGAGCCGACCACCGGTCTGCACTTTGCGGATATTCAGCAACTGCTGGAAGTGCTGCATCAGCTGCGCGATCAGGGCAACACCATCGTGGTGATTGAGCACAATCTCGACGTGGTCAAAACCGCTGACTGGATTGTCGATCTTGGTCCGGAAGGTGGCAGCGGCGGCGGGGAAATCCTGATTTCCGGCACGCCAGAAACGGTGGCAGAGTGTGAAAAATCACACACGGCACGTTTCCTTAAGCCAATGTTGAAAAAGTGA
- the ssb1 gene encoding single-stranded DNA-binding protein SSB1, whose amino-acid sequence MASRGVNKVILVGNLGQDPEVRYMPNGGAVANITLATSESWRDKATGENKEITEWHRVVLFGKLAEVAGEYLRKGSQVYIEGQLRTRKWTDQSGQEKYTTEVVVNVGGTMQMLGGRQQGANAGGAPAGGQGGGNNNGWGQPQQPQQQPQGGGNQFSGGAQQRPQQQSAPANNEPPMDFDDDIPF is encoded by the coding sequence ATGGCCAGTCGTGGCGTAAACAAAGTGATTCTAGTCGGGAATCTGGGTCAGGATCCGGAAGTGCGCTACATGCCAAATGGTGGCGCGGTAGCCAACATTACGCTGGCCACGTCAGAAAGCTGGCGCGATAAAGCCACCGGTGAAAACAAAGAGATCACGGAATGGCATCGTGTTGTGCTGTTCGGCAAACTGGCGGAAGTGGCGGGTGAATACCTGCGTAAAGGTTCCCAGGTTTACATCGAAGGCCAGCTGCGCACCCGTAAATGGACCGACCAGAGCGGCCAGGAAAAATACACCACTGAAGTGGTTGTGAACGTTGGCGGCACCATGCAGATGCTGGGTGGACGTCAGCAGGGCGCGAACGCAGGTGGCGCACCGGCGGGCGGTCAGGGCGGCGGCAATAACAACGGTTGGGGCCAGCCACAGCAGCCACAACAGCAGCCGCAAGGCGGTGGCAACCAGTTCAGCGGCGGCGCGCAGCAGCGTCCACAGCAGCAGAGCGCACCGGCGAACAACGAACCGCCAATGGATTTTGACGACGATATTCCGTTCTGA